In Micromonospora sp. LH3U1, one genomic interval encodes:
- a CDS encoding thioesterase II family protein — translation MRPFIRPRPVDDPTVRLILLHHAGSSAMAYYPLVGLLPDDWDVLLLDLPGRGSRHGERLSREMTRVVDAVLADVSPQADGRYALFGHSMGAIVAGEVARRLAGQGRPPVWVGVSGRSAPATPVAGPAELTGLDDTSLLTTLVGLGGLPARIGEIPEFREQFLRIVRADLEAVASYRPVAGRLPLPCPVTVFGGIDDPFAPLSSLPAWQEETVEPLRQCLFPGGHFYFAGDAMAEFARQLRAELRVELATEAARAGR, via the coding sequence GTGAGGCCGTTCATCCGTCCGCGCCCGGTCGACGACCCCACCGTCCGCCTGATCCTGCTGCACCATGCCGGCAGTTCCGCGATGGCCTACTACCCTCTGGTCGGGCTGCTGCCGGACGATTGGGACGTGCTGCTGCTGGACCTGCCCGGGCGCGGCTCCCGGCACGGCGAGCGGCTGTCCCGGGAGATGACGCGGGTCGTCGACGCGGTGCTCGCCGACGTCTCGCCGCAGGCGGATGGCCGCTACGCGCTCTTCGGCCACAGCATGGGCGCGATCGTGGCCGGCGAGGTGGCACGCCGGCTGGCCGGGCAGGGCAGGCCGCCGGTCTGGGTGGGAGTCTCCGGCCGGAGCGCGCCAGCCACCCCGGTCGCCGGGCCGGCCGAGCTGACCGGGCTGGACGACACGAGCCTGCTCACCACGCTGGTCGGGCTTGGCGGGCTACCGGCCCGCATCGGTGAGATCCCGGAGTTCCGCGAGCAGTTCCTGCGGATCGTCCGGGCCGACCTGGAGGCGGTGGCGTCCTACCGACCCGTGGCGGGCCGGCTGCCGCTGCCCTGCCCGGTCACCGTCTTCGGCGGCATCGACGACCCGTTCGCGCCGCTGAGCAGCCTGCCTGCCTGGCAGGAGGAGACCGTCGAGCCGCTGCGGCAGTGCCTGTTCCCGGGCGGGCACTTCTACTTCGCCGGCGACGCGATGGCCGAGTTCGCCCGGCAGTTGCGTGCCGAGTTACGCGTCGAGCTCGCCACGGAGGCCGCCCGAGCAGGACGTTGA
- a CDS encoding phosphopantetheine-binding protein, protein MRSSSERAGTEAAVLSFGTRRVVLVPAEVARAERVFLDALGQVFRAGVDLRWEPLRASGARYLPDLPTYPFQRRRYWVDEPRPGGFEAGAPVVTPLPAATDALTGTDAVVAFLRDELAAALKADELDLAATFADLGGDSFTAMLFVRSVENRYATPDMQAEFAVDRPLGELLAELAATIAARSAAEPVSVAAGGVR, encoded by the coding sequence GTGCGTTCCAGCAGTGAGCGCGCTGGTACGGAGGCGGCGGTCCTGAGCTTCGGTACGCGGCGCGTGGTCCTCGTCCCGGCCGAGGTGGCCCGGGCGGAGCGGGTGTTCCTGGACGCGCTCGGTCAGGTGTTCCGGGCCGGTGTCGACCTGCGCTGGGAACCGCTGCGGGCCAGCGGGGCCCGGTACCTTCCGGACCTGCCCACCTATCCGTTCCAGCGGCGCCGGTACTGGGTCGACGAGCCCCGGCCCGGCGGGTTCGAGGCGGGGGCGCCGGTGGTGACGCCGCTGCCGGCCGCTACGGACGCTCTGACCGGCACCGACGCGGTCGTCGCCTTCCTCCGTGACGAGCTGGCGGCCGCCCTCAAAGCCGACGAGTTGGACCTCGCGGCCACCTTCGCCGACCTGGGCGGCGACTCGTTCACCGCGATGCTCTTCGTGCGCAGTGTCGAGAACCGTTACGCGACGCCGGACATGCAGGCGGAGTTCGCCGTCGACCGGCCGCTGGGCGAGTTGCTCGCCGAGTTGGCGGCGACGATCGCGGCCCGGTCGGCGGCGGAGCCGGTCAGCGTGGCGGCGGGAGGCGTCCGGTGA